In the Paenibacillus sp. FSL H7-0357 genome, one interval contains:
- a CDS encoding 6-phospho-beta-glucosidase: MTAKQGLKIAVIGGGSSYTPELVEGFILHYKELPVRELWLVDIEQGQRKLNIVGSLAKRMVEKSGLPIEVHLTTDRRKAIEGADFVSTQIRVGMLDARGRDESIPLKYGVIGQETTGPGGMLKALRTIPVILDICRDIEELAPDAWLLNFTNPAGMVTEAVLRYSNVKSIGLCNAPIGLIKEVSAKYNAAPDRIYAEFVGLNHLHWITRIDVEGEDKLDDMLADTAGYSAKNVPAREWNPEFLQSLRAVPSYYLKYFYMTDAMLEEQQKSFKEGGNRAEVVKRVEEELFEIYSNLELKEKPKQLEQRGGSFYSEAAVNLMRSLHNGTNDIQTLNVANRGILDFLPEDASIEVNCVVTKTGPLPLPLTRIPQMAKGLIHAVKTYEQLAIDAAVSGDRSLAIQAMAHHPLVPSVEVAIAMLDEMLEANKEYLPNFFPSAAVPAPAQ; the protein is encoded by the coding sequence TTGACAGCTAAGCAAGGACTGAAAATCGCCGTTATCGGCGGAGGCTCTTCGTATACACCGGAACTGGTAGAAGGATTCATTCTGCATTACAAGGAGCTCCCGGTCCGCGAGCTCTGGCTCGTGGATATTGAACAAGGACAACGCAAGCTGAACATTGTCGGCAGTCTGGCTAAACGCATGGTCGAAAAGTCCGGCCTGCCGATTGAAGTCCATCTCACCACCGACCGCCGCAAAGCCATAGAAGGCGCGGACTTCGTCAGCACACAAATCCGCGTCGGCATGCTGGATGCCCGGGGACGCGACGAATCCATACCGCTGAAATACGGCGTCATCGGCCAGGAAACGACCGGCCCCGGCGGAATGCTGAAAGCGCTGCGCACGATCCCCGTCATCCTGGACATCTGCCGGGATATCGAAGAGCTAGCGCCTGACGCCTGGCTGCTGAATTTCACCAACCCGGCAGGAATGGTGACCGAAGCCGTACTGAGATATTCGAACGTGAAGAGCATCGGCCTCTGCAATGCCCCCATCGGGCTGATCAAGGAGGTATCGGCCAAATATAACGCCGCACCTGACCGGATCTATGCCGAATTTGTCGGCTTGAATCATCTGCACTGGATCACCCGCATTGATGTCGAAGGCGAAGACAAGCTGGATGACATGCTGGCCGACACCGCCGGCTACAGTGCAAAGAATGTGCCCGCACGGGAGTGGAATCCCGAATTCCTGCAATCGCTGCGCGCCGTGCCCTCTTATTATCTGAAATATTTCTATATGACCGATGCGATGCTTGAAGAGCAGCAGAAATCGTTCAAGGAAGGCGGAAATCGCGCCGAAGTGGTAAAACGTGTGGAAGAAGAGCTGTTTGAGATCTACAGCAATCTGGAGCTGAAGGAGAAGCCGAAGCAGCTGGAGCAGCGCGGCGGATCCTTTTACTCCGAGGCGGCGGTGAACCTGATGCGTTCGCTGCACAACGGCACGAATGACATCCAGACCCTTAATGTCGCCAACCGCGGTATCCTTGACTTTCTTCCGGAGGATGCCAGTATCGAGGTCAACTGTGTCGTGACCAAGACCGGACCGCTGCCGCTGCCGCTGACCAGAATTCCGCAGATGGCCAAAGGGCTCATCCATGCCGTCAAAACCTACGAGCAGCTTGCAATTGATGCCGCCGTAAGCGGTGACCGCAGCCTGGCTATCCAGGCGATGGCTCACCATCCGCTGGTCCCTTCGGTCGAGGTAGCTATCGCTATGCTCGATGAAATGCTGGAAGCGAATAAGGAGTATCTGCCCAACTTCTTCCCCTCTGCAGCGGTTCCCGCTCCGGCGCAATAA
- a CDS encoding MATE family efflux transporter, producing MLEPKVKVKQGSLFLDKHFSGESIDYRQIISLFIPLLVDQAFVVGLNLVNTAMISSSGVAAISAVNMIDSLNIFLISVFIAVSTGGTVVVAQYKGSGNELMVSKATAGAVSSVSMMAFFIGLFGIVFHGPLLNVLFGAASPEVMDNARTYLIGSSLSYLGIAVVEAVCGALRGIGRTRASLVLSLIMNLVYVLLNFVFINGLHMGVFGMTVAINISRYLAAVCALVYLFRLDSSLHVKIRDLLALNWTMLKRIMSIGLPFAAEQMFFNGGKILTQIFIVSLGTYAIATNAISSTLAGVMQIPANALSLTLITVVGQCMGSRNVKDARKFVKSFLWLSSASFVLMALLIFPFFHPLVSLFHPPAEIVGDIFLVFLINSLAQIPLWSVSFITPSALRAAGDSKFTSMVSMLSMWLFRVVLGYVLGIVLNMGIVGVWLAMNCEWGVRGFIFLRRFLGEKWVKHRVI from the coding sequence ATGCTAGAGCCTAAGGTAAAGGTGAAACAGGGCAGCCTGTTTCTCGACAAGCATTTTTCCGGAGAATCCATTGACTATCGCCAGATCATCTCACTATTTATTCCTCTTCTGGTTGATCAGGCATTTGTAGTTGGTCTGAATCTAGTGAATACGGCGATGATCAGCTCGTCCGGTGTGGCGGCGATCAGCGCTGTGAATATGATAGACTCGCTTAATATTTTTCTGATCAGTGTATTTATTGCAGTTTCAACAGGGGGGACCGTTGTGGTCGCCCAGTATAAGGGGAGCGGTAACGAGCTTATGGTCTCCAAGGCCACTGCAGGTGCGGTATCCTCCGTATCTATGATGGCCTTTTTCATCGGCCTGTTCGGGATTGTATTTCACGGTCCGCTGCTGAATGTACTGTTCGGTGCAGCTTCGCCGGAAGTTATGGACAATGCGAGAACGTACCTGATCGGGAGCAGCTTGTCCTATTTGGGCATTGCTGTTGTAGAAGCCGTATGCGGCGCCCTGCGCGGAATCGGAAGGACGAGGGCGTCGCTGGTGCTTTCGCTGATTATGAACCTGGTCTATGTGCTGCTGAACTTTGTATTTATCAACGGACTGCATATGGGTGTATTCGGCATGACCGTTGCGATTAATATATCCAGATATTTGGCGGCCGTCTGCGCGCTGGTCTATCTGTTCCGGCTGGATAGCAGCCTGCATGTGAAGATCCGCGATCTGCTGGCCTTGAACTGGACGATGCTCAAAAGAATCATGTCGATCGGCCTGCCGTTTGCCGCAGAGCAGATGTTTTTTAACGGGGGGAAGATTCTGACCCAGATCTTCATTGTCAGCCTGGGCACCTATGCGATTGCTACGAATGCCATCTCATCTACCTTGGCCGGGGTCATGCAGATTCCCGCCAATGCCTTGTCTCTGACGCTCATTACGGTGGTGGGTCAATGTATGGGCAGCAGGAATGTAAAAGACGCCCGGAAATTCGTCAAATCGTTTCTCTGGTTGTCTTCGGCATCCTTTGTCCTGATGGCCTTGCTTATTTTTCCGTTTTTTCATCCGCTGGTGTCGTTGTTTCATCCACCCGCCGAGATTGTCGGGGATATCTTCCTTGTCTTTCTGATTAATTCGCTGGCGCAGATCCCGCTGTGGTCGGTCAGCTTCATTACGCCTTCGGCGCTTAGAGCGGCAGGAGACTCGAAATTCACCTCCATGGTGTCGATGCTGTCCATGTGGCTGTTCCGCGTAGTGCTGGGATATGTCCTGGGTATCGTACTGAATATGGGCATAGTCGGGGTATGGCTGGCGATGAACTGCGAGTGGGGCGTGCGGGGCTTCATCTTCCTGCGGCGTTTCCTTGGAGAGAAGTGGGTGAAGCACCGGGTCATCTAG
- a CDS encoding DUF4037 domain-containing protein translates to MSRPYVTATSTNKLHLFLAELDSRMKDFESLDGVQGITLNGGLSRGYADELSEIDLVFYLESSPYELWNSGQSPIPLGITRIGSYLYDIKISDLEEELQRSWESVALWDLSYAKVLYDPTGQIAKMMSEKLAHTPEPLHAEGLLFNCWWYFRLAGDIWIHRGDPVQGHSMLNMAATRLLEALFIANREYVPHEKWLVHMSRTLPWTPACWETRLKEMMSTGDLSKESLIVRQAIIEHLWREVDSYIISKECPGYNLNVMHKTFYDLLKFLLPKDSLPIKEWTDRMGLSMLSREPFVRFTSVTKDQIIVDKHKLLSIQPEELDSWFAALVEQIKEESE, encoded by the coding sequence ATGAGCAGGCCTTATGTAACGGCAACAAGCACCAACAAGCTTCATTTATTCCTCGCGGAACTGGATAGCAGAATGAAGGATTTTGAATCTCTGGACGGCGTCCAGGGCATCACCTTGAACGGCGGATTATCCCGCGGGTATGCCGACGAGTTATCGGAGATCGATTTGGTTTTCTACTTGGAGTCCTCCCCGTATGAGCTGTGGAACAGCGGACAATCCCCTATCCCCCTAGGTATTACCAGGATCGGCAGCTATCTGTATGACATCAAGATCTCAGATCTGGAAGAAGAGCTGCAGCGGTCATGGGAGAGCGTGGCGCTGTGGGATTTATCCTATGCAAAAGTCCTGTACGATCCCACGGGGCAAATCGCCAAAATGATGTCAGAAAAGCTGGCGCATACACCAGAGCCGCTGCATGCCGAAGGCTTGTTATTCAATTGCTGGTGGTATTTTCGGCTGGCCGGGGATATCTGGATTCACAGAGGTGATCCCGTGCAGGGCCACTCCATGCTCAATATGGCAGCGACCCGCTTGCTGGAGGCCTTATTTATTGCCAACCGTGAATATGTGCCGCATGAGAAATGGCTGGTCCACATGAGCAGAACGCTGCCATGGACTCCGGCCTGCTGGGAAACAAGACTCAAGGAGATGATGAGCACCGGGGACCTCTCCAAGGAGAGTCTGATTGTAAGACAGGCCATAATCGAGCATCTTTGGCGGGAAGTCGATTCTTATATCATCAGCAAGGAATGTCCGGGCTACAACTTGAATGTAATGCACAAAACCTTCTATGATCTGCTGAAATTTCTGCTGCCTAAAGACAGTCTCCCCATCAAGGAATGGACGGATCGCATGGGTTTATCCATGTTGTCGCGAGAACCTTTTGTCCGCTTTACCTCCGTCACCAAAGACCAAATCATTGTAGATAAGCACAAACTTCTATCCATTCAACCGGAGGAACTAGACTCGTGGTTTGCGGCCTTAGTAGAACAAATTAAGGAGGAGTCAGAGTGA
- a CDS encoding carbohydrate ABC transporter permease, producing the protein MSTVKATSPRVPTSHSRRKADPVKIASFITLLITTFLMLLPLFFMVSTSLKSKREMLKFPPTFLPESWAWSNYTEIFDTLQFGTLYKNSLIIAGLTVIGTLLSSALVAYGFARYRGRGNQLWFALLLSTMMLPYPAIMIPQFVLFSKMNWIDTFLPLVVPAFFGSAYNIFLLRQFFSTLPEELFDAGRIDGCGELKMWRTIALPLSAPALATVAIFAFIYSWNDLLTPVLYLSSSDKFTLPVGMASLTSSRFRIPPWHLLMVASVLAMVPIVTLFAVAQKQFVEGIVLTGIK; encoded by the coding sequence ATGAGTACCGTCAAGGCCACCAGTCCCCGGGTGCCAACTTCCCATTCCCGGCGGAAAGCGGATCCCGTAAAGATCGCCAGCTTCATTACCTTGCTGATTACAACCTTCCTTATGCTGCTTCCGCTCTTCTTCATGGTCTCGACTTCCCTGAAATCGAAGCGGGAAATGCTGAAATTTCCGCCGACCTTTCTCCCGGAGAGCTGGGCCTGGAGCAATTACACGGAGATTTTTGATACGCTGCAGTTCGGTACACTGTATAAGAACAGCCTGATCATCGCCGGACTCACCGTCATTGGCACCCTGCTCTCCTCGGCACTGGTGGCCTACGGCTTCGCCAGATACAGAGGCCGGGGCAACCAGCTCTGGTTCGCCCTGCTGCTGAGCACGATGATGCTGCCTTATCCGGCGATCATGATCCCGCAGTTCGTGCTCTTCTCCAAAATGAACTGGATCGATACCTTCCTGCCGCTGGTCGTGCCTGCATTCTTCGGTTCCGCCTACAACATCTTCCTCTTGCGGCAATTCTTCTCTACGCTGCCCGAAGAGCTGTTCGACGCCGGACGAATCGACGGCTGCGGCGAACTGAAGATGTGGCGTACCATTGCGCTGCCGCTGTCCGCACCGGCACTGGCGACCGTCGCCATCTTCGCTTTTATTTACAGCTGGAACGATCTGCTCACACCGGTGCTCTACTTAAGCTCCTCGGACAAATTCACACTGCCGGTCGGCATGGCCTCGCTCACCTCGTCGCGGTTCCGCATCCCGCCTTGGCATCTGCTGATGGTCGCCTCCGTGCTGGCTATGGTTCCAATCGTCACCCTGTTCGCCGTGGCCCAGAAGCAGTTCGTGGAAGGCATAGTACTGACAGGCATCAAGTAA
- a CDS encoding carbohydrate ABC transporter permease: MYLFISPWLIGFLVFALYPIISSLYYSFTDYDIIHPPRFIGLANYTEMFHNDLFWKSVTVTLRYTFISVPVQMLLALGFALLLHQTIPLRGFFRTAMYFPSMVSGVAMSLLWYWIFNPQIGLFNYMLSWFGIHGPAWLMSPDTALYALIIMSFWTAGSGMILFLAGLQGVPSSLIEAARLDGAGRFRIFKNITLPMISPVLLFQLIMGLIDSFQVFTQAFVMTQGGPNYSTWFYVYNLYNTAFKEYRAGYSSALAWVLLIVVLVFTAIIMKLSNRYVHYEGGERR; encoded by the coding sequence ATGTATCTGTTTATTTCGCCCTGGCTTATCGGTTTCCTGGTCTTCGCGCTGTACCCCATCATATCATCGCTTTACTACAGCTTCACCGATTACGACATTATTCACCCTCCCAGGTTTATCGGCCTGGCCAACTACACAGAAATGTTTCACAATGATCTGTTCTGGAAGTCGGTAACGGTCACGCTTAGATACACCTTTATCAGTGTTCCGGTACAGATGCTGCTGGCTCTCGGCTTTGCGCTGCTGCTGCACCAGACGATTCCCCTGCGGGGCTTCTTCCGGACAGCAATGTATTTTCCCAGCATGGTGTCAGGCGTCGCGATGTCTCTACTCTGGTACTGGATCTTCAATCCACAGATCGGCCTCTTCAACTACATGCTCTCCTGGTTTGGCATTCACGGCCCGGCCTGGCTGATGAGTCCGGACACCGCACTGTATGCCCTGATCATCATGTCCTTCTGGACAGCCGGATCCGGTATGATTCTCTTCCTTGCAGGGCTGCAGGGCGTGCCGTCCAGCCTAATTGAAGCCGCCAGACTGGACGGCGCGGGCCGCTTTAGAATTTTCAAGAACATTACGCTGCCGATGATCTCTCCCGTGCTGCTCTTCCAGCTGATTATGGGCCTGATCGACTCCTTCCAGGTCTTTACCCAAGCGTTCGTCATGACGCAGGGCGGTCCCAATTATTCCACCTGGTTCTATGTTTACAATCTGTACAACACCGCCTTTAAGGAATACCGGGCAGGGTACTCGTCAGCTCTGGCTTGGGTGCTGCTGATCGTCGTTCTGGTGTTCACGGCCATCATTATGAAGCTGTCCAACCGTTATGTTCATTACGAAGGAGGGGAACGCCGATGA
- a CDS encoding DUF3788 domain-containing protein — protein sequence MNSQRLCDKEVVPTEEQIYTFIGAEAKQAWIELSRFAEQNYDHQPELNFGGKNYGWNVRYRKSGKTLFAMFPEKEGFTVLLVLGKKEIEAYTGKMEEFGAYFKSVYEAAAQFHDGRWLWIKVHSIDELKDIVQMILIKKKPKKRG from the coding sequence GTGAATAGCCAGCGATTATGTGATAAAGAAGTTGTTCCTACGGAAGAACAGATCTATACGTTTATTGGCGCAGAGGCCAAGCAAGCATGGATCGAACTCAGCCGCTTTGCCGAACAAAATTACGATCACCAGCCAGAACTCAATTTTGGCGGAAAAAATTATGGCTGGAATGTGAGATACCGCAAGAGCGGGAAGACCTTATTTGCTATGTTTCCGGAAAAAGAGGGCTTTACCGTTCTGCTTGTACTCGGGAAAAAGGAGATCGAAGCGTATACGGGCAAGATGGAAGAGTTCGGGGCATATTTTAAGTCGGTGTATGAAGCTGCTGCTCAATTCCACGATGGACGATGGCTATGGATTAAAGTGCATTCTATAGATGAACTTAAAGATATTGTGCAAATGATCCTGATCAAGAAAAAACCCAAGAAGCGGGGGTGA
- a CDS encoding ABC transporter substrate-binding protein, producing the protein MKRNSTRKSFALLLAASMALMVMLSGCGGGKSASNVAPGNKNTGDSGGSEKQVTITHYTIDSEDRTFIEKLIPDFEKEHPNIKVKVEKAPYEQFDSKLQTLIAGGKSPDVTSHYGYGGFAEYYNKDMLLDLTDLIAEEGFKAGDYHIPDNLMKIYTVNNRTYGIPVNMYVTLMLYNKDMFDAAKLSYPPSDYEDKSWTFEKMVEEAKKMTLISDDIAKTQYGVDFTWAERDMRPLYFGAEPYSEDTWTNGGVPSETHFDSPEVIAAYQKLFDLIFKDKVSPNSEWSKSVAGQNGDPFVAGKIGMSIGGSWNLAGANDFPFNIGVAAVPWGGNDKVRSTLFVDPLMILKDSEHPKEAFEWIQFLLTTEVQEKSIELSGGNPPVNTEAAEAYYKHFDGIDPEDVKKVYEGAVKYGYESYNHLITKYSQINDMFINELQPVETGHKTLEEVMPVIQKKVTEIIKR; encoded by the coding sequence ATGAAAAGGAACAGTACAAGGAAGTCATTCGCACTGCTGCTTGCAGCGTCCATGGCCTTGATGGTGATGCTGTCAGGCTGCGGAGGAGGCAAGTCGGCAAGCAATGTGGCCCCGGGAAACAAAAATACCGGAGACTCCGGCGGTTCAGAGAAACAAGTGACCATTACCCATTACACGATTGATTCGGAAGACCGCACCTTTATCGAAAAGCTGATTCCCGATTTCGAGAAGGAGCACCCGAACATCAAGGTCAAGGTGGAAAAAGCGCCGTATGAGCAGTTTGACAGCAAGCTCCAGACGCTGATTGCCGGAGGCAAATCTCCCGATGTCACCAGCCACTACGGCTACGGCGGGTTCGCAGAATATTACAACAAAGACATGCTGCTTGATCTGACCGACCTGATCGCGGAGGAAGGCTTCAAAGCCGGAGATTACCACATACCGGATAACCTGATGAAGATCTACACCGTAAACAACCGTACCTACGGCATCCCGGTCAATATGTATGTCACCCTGATGCTCTATAACAAAGATATGTTCGATGCTGCGAAGCTGTCCTATCCGCCAAGCGACTATGAAGATAAGAGCTGGACGTTTGAAAAGATGGTCGAGGAAGCAAAAAAAATGACGCTCATCTCCGACGATATCGCTAAAACACAATACGGTGTCGACTTTACCTGGGCCGAGCGGGATATGCGGCCGCTGTATTTTGGGGCGGAGCCTTACTCCGAGGACACCTGGACCAATGGCGGCGTTCCTTCCGAAACTCATTTTGATTCTCCGGAGGTTATTGCCGCATACCAAAAGCTGTTCGATCTGATCTTCAAGGATAAAGTCTCACCGAACTCCGAGTGGAGCAAAAGCGTAGCCGGCCAGAACGGCGATCCATTCGTCGCAGGCAAAATCGGCATGTCGATCGGCGGCTCGTGGAACCTCGCGGGAGCCAATGATTTCCCGTTCAACATCGGCGTGGCCGCAGTGCCATGGGGCGGCAATGACAAGGTGCGCAGCACCCTGTTCGTCGACCCGCTAATGATTCTGAAGGACTCCGAACATCCGAAGGAAGCTTTTGAATGGATTCAATTCCTGCTGACGACTGAAGTTCAGGAGAAATCGATTGAGCTGAGCGGCGGCAACCCGCCTGTGAACACCGAAGCAGCAGAAGCCTACTACAAACATTTTGACGGCATTGATCCCGAGGATGTGAAGAAGGTATACGAAGGCGCTGTTAAATATGGCTATGAATCCTACAACCACCTCATCACTAAATATTCGCAGATCAATGATATGTTCATCAATGAGCTGCAGCCTGTCGAGACCGGACACAAAACCCTTGAAGAGGTGATGCCGGTCATTCAGAAGAAAGTTACCGAAATTATTAAGAGATAA
- the udk gene encoding uridine kinase, whose product MLIIGIAGGTGSGKTTVARSVIDRLGTDKVTFISQDNYYKDHSYLSMAERGAINYDHPLAFDTELLIEHLDCLKAGQAAYAPVYDFTVHARSTDKTVELAPNNIVILEGLHVLSDEKLREQLNIKVFVDTDPDVRILRRVLRDIEERGRTIRSIHTQYLTTVKPMHEAFIEPSKKYADLIIPEGGQNQVGIELLSVLTEKYLSGDEQWNGNTR is encoded by the coding sequence ATGCTTATTATTGGTATCGCCGGCGGGACCGGTTCCGGCAAAACGACAGTAGCTCGCTCCGTCATTGACCGTCTGGGAACAGACAAAGTGACGTTCATATCTCAGGATAACTACTATAAAGACCATTCTTACCTCAGCATGGCTGAGCGCGGAGCAATCAATTACGATCATCCGCTGGCCTTCGATACGGAACTGCTGATTGAGCATCTGGATTGTCTGAAAGCCGGACAAGCTGCGTACGCTCCAGTGTATGACTTCACAGTTCATGCCCGCTCCACTGACAAGACGGTTGAGCTTGCGCCCAACAACATTGTTATTCTCGAAGGGCTGCATGTGCTTTCCGATGAGAAGCTGCGGGAACAGCTGAACATTAAGGTATTTGTAGATACAGACCCGGATGTGCGTATTCTCCGCCGGGTGCTGCGGGATATTGAAGAACGCGGCCGGACCATCCGCTCCATTCACACGCAATATCTGACGACGGTAAAGCCAATGCATGAGGCGTTTATCGAGCCTTCCAAGAAATACGCCGACCTCATCATCCCTGAAGGCGGACAGAATCAGGTTGGCATCGAATTGTTGTCCGTATTGACCGAGAAATATCTTTCGGGCGATGAGCAGTGGAACGGAAACACGCGGTAA
- a CDS encoding N-acetylglucosamine kinase: protein MTYYLGIDGGGSKTYALLCDEHGNVLGKGRSGNGNHQISATEAAASIREASFAALAEAGLQLGDIKHAYLGLAGADRKTDYYILHPMICGIGFTNYTLSGDPMIGLRAGTGRPYGVALICGTGTNAAGRNPQGQHYQCGGFDYMYGDFGGGGSLNIEVFRTVIRAWDGRESPTLLTAPLLKLLGYQQVEDMYNDFLDHGKHVPLDAARLLFPAAAEGDAAALAILQHQGMELGKAAAAVIHKLGMENDTFDVVLVGSLLTRGDRGWIRGPINQAVQEAAPLAAVVTLSTEPVVGAVWSALESDGLTITSDIYEKMRVFQDFELIPITTGQE, encoded by the coding sequence TTGACTTACTACTTGGGGATCGATGGGGGAGGAAGCAAAACCTATGCCCTGCTCTGCGATGAGCACGGCAATGTGCTTGGCAAGGGCAGGAGCGGCAACGGCAATCACCAGATTAGCGCTACGGAAGCCGCTGCGAGCATTCGCGAAGCCTCCTTCGCCGCACTGGCGGAAGCCGGGCTGCAGCTAGGCGATATCAAGCATGCTTATCTCGGGCTTGCCGGCGCCGACCGGAAGACGGATTATTATATCCTCCACCCGATGATATGCGGGATCGGATTTACAAATTATACACTCAGCGGCGACCCGATGATTGGACTAAGGGCGGGTACAGGCCGGCCTTACGGGGTCGCGCTGATCTGCGGCACAGGCACCAACGCCGCCGGACGCAATCCGCAGGGCCAGCATTATCAATGCGGCGGCTTCGATTATATGTACGGCGATTTCGGCGGCGGCGGCTCGCTGAATATCGAAGTGTTCCGCACCGTTATCCGCGCCTGGGACGGCCGGGAATCCCCCACCCTTCTGACTGCGCCGCTGCTGAAGCTGCTCGGCTATCAGCAAGTGGAAGATATGTACAATGACTTTCTTGATCACGGCAAGCATGTGCCACTTGACGCTGCCCGCCTGTTGTTCCCGGCGGCCGCCGAAGGAGATGCTGCGGCGCTAGCGATTCTGCAGCACCAAGGCATGGAGCTGGGCAAAGCTGCCGCAGCAGTCATTCACAAGCTGGGCATGGAGAATGACACCTTCGACGTAGTGCTTGTAGGAAGCCTGCTCACCCGGGGCGACCGCGGCTGGATCCGTGGACCTATCAACCAGGCCGTACAAGAAGCGGCTCCTCTTGCCGCTGTAGTCACCCTATCCACTGAGCCTGTGGTCGGTGCTGTCTGGTCAGCCCTGGAAAGTGACGGCCTCACCATTACCAGCGATATTTATGAGAAGATGCGTGTGTTTCAGGATTTCGAACTTATCCCTATCACAACAGGACAGGAGTGA
- a CDS encoding LacI family DNA-binding transcriptional regulator yields MKVSIFDVAKKSGLSVVTVSRVLNGAGTVRENNRQKVLDAIKELDYRPNAAARSLASGKTGIIGLIVTTLQDSFFDAVVKELNDVLALHGYYLAISISTGIDFNENHYLIQEDRVDGLILLSPMQEDNYIVELKRRGIPYVLIDNQQEGNDAYSITIDNFKGGYAAGSHLLELGHTSIAHLCGNEMFRSTRERRGGFLQALQEKGLEPFEIVHGDFDIGMGYDTGKRWLQAGKLPTAVFAGDDNIALGLINALMEAGISVPEEVAIVGYDDHYIASQLRPHLTTLRQPADKIGLAAADMLLRRINGNMKRGANIRIDPELIVRDSTSSR; encoded by the coding sequence ATGAAAGTAAGTATTTTTGATGTAGCCAAAAAATCAGGATTGTCCGTTGTCACCGTCTCCCGGGTGCTGAATGGTGCCGGGACGGTGCGGGAGAATAACCGCCAGAAGGTGCTGGATGCAATCAAGGAGCTGGATTATCGGCCCAATGCGGCTGCGCGCAGCCTTGCCAGCGGCAAGACCGGGATTATCGGCCTTATCGTAACGACACTGCAGGATTCCTTCTTCGATGCCGTGGTCAAGGAGCTGAATGACGTGCTTGCCCTGCACGGCTACTACCTGGCCATCTCCATCTCGACAGGCATCGACTTCAATGAGAACCACTATCTGATTCAGGAGGACCGGGTAGATGGCCTGATTCTGCTCTCCCCGATGCAAGAAGACAATTATATTGTGGAATTGAAACGGCGCGGAATCCCCTATGTGCTGATTGATAATCAGCAGGAGGGGAATGACGCCTATTCCATCACCATTGATAACTTCAAGGGCGGCTATGCGGCGGGCAGCCATCTGCTTGAGCTTGGCCATACGTCCATCGCCCACCTCTGCGGCAATGAGATGTTCCGCAGCACACGGGAGCGGCGCGGCGGCTTCCTGCAGGCCCTGCAGGAGAAAGGGCTGGAGCCGTTTGAGATTGTCCATGGCGATTTCGATATCGGCATGGGCTATGACACCGGCAAACGCTGGCTGCAGGCGGGCAAGCTGCCCACGGCTGTATTCGCCGGGGATGACAATATCGCGTTGGGATTGATCAACGCGCTGATGGAGGCCGGCATCTCTGTGCCGGAAGAGGTGGCCATCGTCGGATATGACGACCACTATATCGCCTCACAGCTGCGCCCGCATCTGACAACTTTGCGCCAGCCGGCGGATAAGATCGGGCTTGCCGCCGCCGATATGCTGCTCAGACGCATCAACGGAAATATGAAACGCGGTGCTAACATCCGGATTGATCCGGAGCTGATTGTACGTGACTCCACCTCTTCCAGGTAG